Proteins encoded in a region of the Thermus oshimai DSM 12092 genome:
- the era gene encoding GTPase Era, translating into MDEKTYSGFVAIVGKPNVGKSTLLNTLLGVKVAPISPRPQTTRKRLRGILTEGRRQIVFVDTPGLHKPMDALGEFMDQEVYEALSDVNAVLWVVDLRHPPTPEDEMVAKALKPLVGKVPILLIGNKLDEAKYPEEALRAYHALLPEAEPRMLSALDPRQVAELKAELFALLPEGPFFYPEDFAKSDQDFGEWVAEIVREEAMKRLWHELPYAIATKTEEVAERENGILYIKVLLFVERPSQKAIVIGEGGRKLKEIGQAARKQLEVFLNRKVYLDLEVKVYPDWRKDPEALRELGYRSSIG; encoded by the coding sequence ATGGACGAGAAGACCTACTCCGGATTCGTGGCCATCGTGGGCAAGCCCAACGTGGGCAAGTCCACCCTGCTCAATACCCTCCTGGGGGTGAAGGTGGCCCCCATCAGCCCCCGCCCCCAGACCACAAGGAAGCGCCTCCGGGGCATCCTCACGGAGGGAAGGCGGCAGATCGTCTTCGTGGACACCCCGGGCCTGCACAAGCCCATGGACGCCCTGGGGGAGTTCATGGACCAGGAGGTCTACGAGGCCCTCTCCGACGTGAACGCGGTGCTTTGGGTGGTGGACCTCCGCCACCCCCCCACCCCGGAGGACGAGATGGTGGCCAAGGCCCTTAAGCCCCTGGTGGGGAAGGTGCCCATCCTCCTCATCGGCAACAAGCTGGACGAGGCCAAGTACCCGGAGGAGGCCCTTAGGGCCTACCACGCCCTCCTTCCCGAGGCCGAGCCCCGGATGCTCTCCGCCCTGGACCCGCGCCAGGTGGCGGAGCTCAAGGCGGAGCTTTTCGCCCTCCTCCCGGAAGGCCCCTTCTTCTACCCCGAGGACTTCGCCAAAAGCGACCAGGACTTCGGGGAGTGGGTGGCGGAGATCGTGCGGGAGGAGGCCATGAAGCGCCTCTGGCACGAACTGCCCTACGCCATCGCCACCAAGACCGAGGAGGTGGCGGAGCGGGAAAACGGCATCCTCTACATCAAGGTCCTCCTCTTCGTGGAGCGGCCTTCCCAGAAGGCCATCGTCATCGGGGAAGGGGGGCGGAAGCTCAAGGAGATCGGCCAGGCGGCCAGGAAGCAGCTGGAGGTCTTCCTGAACCGGAAGGTGTACCTGGACCTCGAGGTCAAGGTCTACCCCGACTGGCGCAAGGACCCTGAGGCTTTGAGGGAGCTGGGCTACCGCTCCTCCATAGGGTGA
- a CDS encoding acyltransferase, with amino-acid sequence MPWLLPKAILPLHEKALDRFIGSLVERLSDPSVDRNALVREELARLLYARPYEELLETSPLLALGLDPEGITFEAEYYAATDPEKFRKVKPLLWFWKVLDLTPIGQSVHSGVAIRRALAPFIFKRVGKNPKFFQNVEFSVGYNLELGDDVVVHRYVLLDDIGGIKIGDRTSLSDYVNVYSHTHHVLASPDVTLKETVIGSGVRITYHATVLAGVRIGDDAMVGTGAIVTKDIPPHAIALGIPARPVRYKVRQDCPYCRRGEPHPSDLVPRLPDRKGNPDYPDFLPPGFGTREA; translated from the coding sequence ATGCCCTGGCTCCTGCCGAAGGCCATCCTGCCCCTCCACGAGAAGGCCCTGGACCGCTTCATCGGAAGCCTGGTGGAAAGGCTTTCCGATCCCAGCGTGGACCGGAACGCCCTGGTGCGGGAGGAGCTGGCCCGGCTCCTTTACGCCAGGCCCTATGAAGAGCTCCTGGAGACGAGCCCCCTCCTGGCCCTGGGCCTGGACCCCGAGGGCATCACCTTTGAGGCGGAGTACTACGCGGCCACGGACCCGGAGAAGTTCCGGAAGGTGAAGCCCCTCCTCTGGTTCTGGAAGGTCTTGGACCTCACCCCCATCGGCCAGTCCGTGCACTCGGGGGTGGCCATAAGGCGGGCCCTGGCCCCCTTCATCTTCAAGCGGGTGGGGAAGAACCCCAAGTTCTTCCAGAACGTGGAGTTCTCCGTGGGGTACAACCTGGAGCTCGGCGACGACGTGGTGGTCCACCGGTACGTGCTCCTGGACGACATCGGCGGGATCAAGATCGGGGACCGCACCTCCCTTTCCGATTACGTGAACGTCTACAGCCACACCCACCACGTTCTGGCCTCCCCCGACGTGACCCTGAAGGAGACCGTCATCGGGAGCGGGGTGCGCATCACCTACCACGCCACGGTGCTGGCGGGGGTGCGCATCGGGGACGACGCCATGGTGGGCACCGGGGCCATCGTCACCAAGGACATCCCCCCCCACGCCATCGCCCTGGGCATCCCCGCCCGCCCGGTGCGCTACAAGGTGCGGCAGGACTGCCCCTACTGCCGAAGGGGCGAGCCCCACCCCTCGGACCTCGTCCCTAGGCTCCCAGACCGCAAGGGCAACCCCGACTACCCCGACTTCCTCCCCCCGGGCTTCGGCACCCGGGAGGCCTAA
- a CDS encoding HD domain-containing phosphohydrolase → MSLDVLELQRLRTLVQAWRLLAPLKTAREVYEAVVDTAKRQTRATSVLLFLHRPEEGVLELVAARGLSRDKVGFRLPKGQGISWTVMEKGEPLFIPDVSQDPRVVFLSGKRQKGAYMGVPLRTPEGVIGVLSLDTAGGPGELFPEETFWIQALAEAAGVVLSRLKALEEAREEARRSERLLKLALNLESAKDPLSMAQEALETLLELTPYHGGALYLFQAGTVRPAVFAGTYPPGFPRLYEEHPIRFGEGLLGHPRLWEGPVYVEDYARFPGALKPYAEAGLRSALLVPLAPEGRRYGVLALGSFHTPVPYRQEDETLLKIVAHALEEALERLFQLRRLQATQEAALKALAQVLEYRDLETRGHTERVAELSLRLGKALGFPDLEGLRLGAYFHDLGKLALPDEILRKPAALSTGEWKVVKTHPEVGAEILKNLSFLPKTALNVVLHHHERWDGSGYPKGLKGEEIPLEARIFAVVDVWDALLSQRPYKKPWPIEEARKELQAQAGKGLDPKVVAAFLRLLEEGP, encoded by the coding sequence ATGTCCCTCGATGTCCTAGAGCTCCAACGCCTAAGGACCCTGGTCCAGGCTTGGCGGCTCCTCGCCCCCCTAAAGACCGCCCGGGAGGTCTACGAGGCCGTGGTGGACACCGCCAAACGGCAGACCCGGGCCACCTCCGTCCTCCTCTTCCTTCACCGCCCGGAAGAGGGCGTTTTGGAGCTGGTGGCCGCCCGGGGCCTGAGCCGGGATAAGGTGGGCTTCCGCCTCCCCAAAGGCCAGGGCATCTCCTGGACGGTCATGGAGAAGGGGGAGCCCCTCTTCATCCCCGACGTGAGCCAGGACCCCCGGGTGGTCTTCCTCTCGGGAAAGCGGCAAAAGGGGGCCTACATGGGCGTGCCCCTTCGCACCCCGGAAGGGGTCATCGGGGTCCTCAGCCTGGACACCGCAGGGGGACCGGGGGAGCTTTTCCCCGAGGAAACCTTCTGGATCCAGGCCCTGGCCGAGGCCGCGGGGGTGGTCCTCTCCCGGCTTAAGGCCCTGGAGGAGGCCAGGGAGGAGGCCCGCCGCTCGGAACGCCTCCTGAAGCTCGCCCTGAACCTGGAAAGCGCCAAGGACCCCCTCTCCATGGCCCAGGAGGCCCTGGAAACCCTCCTGGAGCTCACCCCTTACCACGGGGGGGCCCTGTACCTTTTCCAGGCCGGCACGGTGCGGCCTGCGGTCTTCGCGGGCACCTACCCCCCGGGCTTCCCCCGGCTTTACGAGGAACACCCCATCCGCTTCGGGGAAGGCCTCCTTGGGCACCCGAGGCTCTGGGAGGGTCCAGTCTACGTGGAGGACTACGCCCGTTTTCCCGGCGCGCTCAAGCCCTACGCGGAAGCCGGCCTCCGCTCCGCCCTCCTAGTCCCCCTGGCCCCCGAGGGGCGGCGCTATGGGGTCTTAGCCCTTGGGAGCTTCCACACCCCCGTGCCCTATCGCCAGGAGGACGAGACCCTCTTGAAAATCGTGGCCCACGCCCTAGAAGAGGCCCTGGAGCGGCTTTTCCAGCTCCGCCGCCTCCAGGCCACCCAGGAGGCGGCCCTCAAGGCCCTGGCCCAGGTGCTGGAGTACCGGGACCTGGAGACCCGGGGGCACACCGAAAGGGTGGCGGAGCTTTCCCTAAGGCTGGGAAAGGCCCTGGGGTTTCCCGACCTGGAAGGCCTTCGCCTGGGGGCCTACTTCCACGACCTCGGGAAGCTGGCCCTACCCGACGAGATCCTGAGGAAGCCCGCGGCCCTTTCCACCGGGGAGTGGAAGGTGGTGAAGACCCACCCCGAGGTGGGGGCGGAGATCCTGAAAAACCTCTCCTTCCTCCCCAAGACCGCCCTCAACGTGGTCCTCCACCACCACGAGCGCTGGGACGGCTCGGGCTACCCCAAGGGGCTTAAAGGGGAGGAGATCCCTTTGGAAGCCCGGATCTTCGCGGTGGTGGACGTGTGGGACGCCCTCCTTTCCCAGAGGCCCTACAAAAAGCCCTGGCCCATAGAGGAGGCCCGGAAGGAGCTTCAGGCCCAGGCGGGGAAGGGGCTGGACCCCAAGGTGGTGGCGGCCTTCCTCCGGCTTCTGGAGGAAGGGCCTTAG
- a CDS encoding formate--tetrahydrofolate ligase, with protein MIVKERLLPIEEVAAKLGLEKERLYLYGPHMAKVLGDPPKAKGRLILVTAITPTPAGEGKTTTAIGLVDALWRLGKRAALALREPSLGPVFGVKGGATGGGKARVEPRHEINLHFTGDFHAVTSAVNLLNALLDNHLHQGNELGLDPRRIELKRAIDMNDRALRRIVLGLGGKAHGVPREGGFELTVASEVMALMSLAQDFKDLKARLGRIRVGFTWGGKPVFAQDLGAVGAMAALLHQAFFPNLVQTAEGNPAFVHMGPFGNIAHGTNSVRASRMALGLADYVVQEAGFATDLGMEKFMNVVARTAGLVPEAVVLVATLRALRYHGGQDAYEMPDPKAVERGLANLEKHVENVELFGYRPVIALNRFPTDAEEEVALVQGFAEERGLLFAQSEVYARGGEGGVELAEKVLEALASPHAYRPLYPLDWPLEAKIEAVAKAVYGAEGVAYTEEARRALKAAEKEGCQGLPVVMAKAATSLSDNPKLRGRPKGFTVTVTDLRCRLGAGFVVVYMGGIETLPGLPKVPQALGIDVDEGGNIRGMDY; from the coding sequence GTGATCGTCAAGGAACGGCTCTTACCCATAGAAGAGGTGGCGGCCAAGCTGGGGCTGGAAAAGGAACGGCTTTACCTCTACGGCCCCCACATGGCCAAGGTCCTGGGGGACCCCCCCAAGGCCAAGGGGCGGCTCATCCTGGTCACGGCCATCACCCCCACCCCCGCCGGGGAGGGCAAGACCACCACCGCCATCGGCCTGGTGGACGCCCTCTGGCGGCTGGGCAAGCGGGCGGCCCTGGCCCTGAGGGAGCCCTCCTTGGGGCCGGTCTTCGGGGTCAAGGGGGGGGCCACGGGTGGGGGGAAGGCCCGGGTGGAGCCCCGGCACGAGATCAACCTCCACTTCACCGGGGACTTCCACGCGGTGACCAGCGCGGTGAACCTCCTGAACGCCCTCCTGGACAACCACCTGCACCAGGGGAACGAGCTCGGCCTGGACCCCCGGCGCATAGAGCTCAAGCGGGCCATAGACATGAACGACCGCGCCCTGCGGCGCATCGTCCTGGGCCTCGGGGGGAAGGCCCACGGGGTGCCCCGGGAGGGGGGGTTTGAGCTCACCGTGGCCAGCGAGGTCATGGCCCTCATGAGCCTGGCCCAGGACTTCAAGGACCTTAAAGCCCGGTTGGGCCGGATCCGGGTGGGGTTCACCTGGGGCGGCAAGCCCGTCTTCGCCCAGGACCTGGGGGCGGTGGGGGCCATGGCTGCCCTCCTCCACCAGGCCTTCTTCCCCAACCTGGTCCAGACCGCGGAGGGGAACCCGGCCTTCGTCCACATGGGCCCCTTCGGCAACATCGCCCACGGGACCAACTCCGTGCGGGCAAGCCGCATGGCCCTGGGCCTGGCGGACTACGTGGTCCAGGAGGCGGGCTTCGCCACCGATTTGGGGATGGAGAAGTTCATGAACGTGGTGGCCCGCACCGCAGGCCTGGTCCCGGAGGCGGTGGTCCTGGTGGCCACCCTAAGGGCCCTCCGCTACCACGGGGGCCAGGACGCCTACGAGATGCCCGACCCCAAGGCGGTGGAAAGGGGCCTGGCCAACCTGGAGAAGCACGTGGAGAACGTGGAGCTTTTCGGGTACCGGCCGGTCATCGCCCTAAACCGCTTCCCCACGGACGCGGAGGAGGAGGTGGCCCTGGTGCAGGGCTTCGCCGAGGAGCGGGGCCTCCTCTTCGCCCAAAGCGAGGTCTACGCCCGGGGCGGGGAGGGGGGGGTGGAGCTGGCGGAAAAGGTCCTGGAGGCCCTAGCAAGCCCCCACGCCTACCGGCCCCTCTACCCGCTGGACTGGCCCCTGGAGGCCAAGATCGAGGCCGTCGCCAAGGCGGTCTACGGGGCGGAAGGGGTGGCCTACACCGAGGAGGCCCGCCGGGCCCTGAAGGCCGCGGAGAAGGAGGGGTGCCAGGGCCTCCCCGTGGTGATGGCCAAGGCCGCCACCTCCCTTTCCGACAACCCCAAGCTCCGGGGCCGGCCCAAGGGCTTCACCGTCACCGTCACCGACCTCCGCTGCCGCCTGGGGGCGGGGTTCGTGGTGGTCTACATGGGGGGCATAGAAACCCTCCCCGGCCTTCCCAAGGTGCCCCAGGCCCTGGGGATTGACGTGGACGAGGGGGGCAACATCCGGGGCATGGACTACTAA
- a CDS encoding threonine/serine dehydratase — translation MLGLQEIREAARRIAPYVHKTPLLTSKSLDALLGKTLLFKGEHLQKTGSFKARGALSKALTLKGAKGLLAVSSGNHAQGVAYAARVLGVPALVVMPEEASPFKKAATRALGAEVVDRGVTPENREEVARALLEETGYAFIHPFDDPLVMAGQGTAGLELLAQAEGLEAVLAPVGGGGLLAGLATAVKALAPKVRVYGVEPEGADDAKKSLERGEIVRLKEAPRTRADGVRTLSLGQNTFPVLRARVDGILTVSEEAILEAERLLFTRLKQVVEPTGALALAAVLEHGKALPHRLALLLSGGNRDFSP, via the coding sequence ATGCTGGGCCTACAGGAGATCCGGGAGGCCGCCCGGCGCATCGCCCCCTACGTCCATAAAACCCCCCTCCTCACCTCCAAAAGCCTGGACGCCCTTCTGGGGAAGACCCTCCTCTTCAAGGGGGAGCACCTGCAGAAGACGGGGAGCTTCAAGGCCCGGGGGGCGCTTTCCAAAGCCCTCACCCTAAAAGGGGCCAAGGGGCTTCTGGCGGTCTCCAGCGGGAACCACGCCCAGGGGGTGGCCTACGCCGCCCGGGTCCTGGGGGTGCCCGCCTTGGTGGTCATGCCCGAGGAGGCGAGCCCGTTTAAGAAGGCGGCCACGCGGGCCCTGGGGGCGGAGGTGGTGGACCGGGGGGTCACGCCGGAGAACCGGGAGGAGGTGGCCCGGGCCCTCCTGGAGGAGACGGGCTACGCCTTCATCCACCCCTTTGACGACCCCCTGGTCATGGCCGGGCAGGGCACGGCGGGGCTGGAGCTTTTGGCCCAGGCGGAGGGCCTCGAGGCGGTCCTCGCCCCCGTGGGCGGAGGGGGGCTCCTTGCGGGGCTTGCCACCGCGGTGAAGGCCCTGGCCCCAAAGGTCCGGGTCTATGGGGTGGAGCCCGAGGGGGCGGACGACGCCAAGAAGAGCCTGGAGCGGGGGGAGATCGTAAGGCTTAAAGAGGCCCCCAGGACCCGGGCGGACGGGGTCAGGACCCTAAGCCTGGGGCAAAACACCTTCCCGGTGCTCCGGGCGCGGGTGGACGGGATCCTCACGGTGAGCGAGGAGGCCATCCTCGAGGCCGAGCGCCTCCTCTTCACCCGGCTCAAGCAGGTGGTGGAGCCCACCGGGGCCCTGGCGCTGGCGGCGGTCTTGGAGCACGGGAAGGCCCTACCCCACCGGCTGGCCCTCCTCCTTTCCGGGGGGAACCGGGACTTCTCTCCCTAG
- a CDS encoding NUDIX hydrolase produces the protein MRRAVALAAWKDGKLLLVRRPLHDPEFPGALGLPAVRLEPGEDPEEGARRVAREKLLAEVEVLGPKGHGVEARPGYTLELWVYEGRLLSEPRLPEPKPGRTYYTELVWGAPEDLWPAARMGSLCSRLYLEAQ, from the coding sequence ATGCGACGCGCGGTGGCCCTCGCCGCCTGGAAGGATGGAAAGCTCCTTTTGGTCCGGCGTCCCCTCCATGACCCCGAGTTCCCCGGGGCCTTGGGCCTCCCTGCGGTGCGCCTGGAGCCGGGGGAGGACCCCGAGGAGGGCGCAAGGAGGGTGGCCCGGGAGAAGCTCTTGGCGGAGGTGGAGGTCCTAGGCCCCAAGGGGCACGGGGTGGAGGCGCGCCCCGGGTACACCCTGGAGCTTTGGGTCTACGAGGGAAGGCTCCTTTCCGAGCCCCGGCTTCCCGAGCCCAAGCCCGGCCGCACCTACTACACCGAGCTCGTCTGGGGCGCCCCCGAGGACCTCTGGCCCGCCGCCCGCATGGGCTCTCTTTGCAGCCGGCTCTACCTGGAGGCCCAATGA
- the thiI gene encoding tRNA uracil 4-sulfurtransferase ThiI, with protein MIKVWIQFFHELALKGQNRKAYLRRTKDHLARALKGLGVRWERDFGLAVLLAFPEEAWPEAQGRLGKTLGVERFARVVETPQDLEAVKKALLPLLERPPSSFRVTAKRTDKTFPLTSPEIERLLGAFIQERTGAPVRLKGAEREFVVRILPGRVLLEGEAYPGPGGFPPGSAGRVVALLSGGIDSPVAAHRLMRRGAEVVFVHFHPYPLLEGLGREKAKALVAHLLPYQHRARLYLVPFGEVQEAIVLNAPKDYRVVLYRRFMLRLAERIAEEEGALALVTGDSLGQVASQTLENLHAVNEAVRLPVFRPLIGLDKAEIVALARALGTYEISIQPDEDCCSLFVPEHPVTRARLSVVKKAEEGLPVEELLAKALSGRERLDYAWP; from the coding sequence ATGATCAAGGTCTGGATCCAGTTCTTCCACGAGCTCGCCCTAAAGGGCCAGAACCGCAAGGCCTACCTAAGGCGCACCAAGGACCACCTGGCCCGGGCCCTTAAGGGCCTTGGGGTGCGGTGGGAGAGGGACTTCGGCCTGGCGGTCCTCCTGGCCTTTCCGGAAGAGGCCTGGCCGGAGGCCCAAGGACGCCTGGGGAAGACCCTGGGGGTGGAGCGCTTTGCCCGGGTGGTGGAGACCCCACAGGACCTCGAGGCGGTAAAAAAAGCCCTCCTCCCCCTTTTGGAGCGCCCCCCCTCTTCCTTCCGGGTGACGGCCAAGCGCACGGACAAGACCTTCCCCCTCACCTCCCCCGAGATCGAGCGCCTCCTAGGGGCCTTCATCCAGGAAAGGACGGGGGCCCCCGTGCGGCTTAAGGGGGCCGAGCGGGAGTTCGTGGTGCGGATCCTGCCGGGGAGGGTTCTCCTGGAGGGGGAGGCCTACCCTGGCCCTGGGGGTTTCCCCCCGGGGAGCGCGGGCCGGGTGGTGGCCCTCCTCTCCGGGGGCATAGACTCCCCCGTGGCCGCCCACCGCCTCATGCGCCGGGGAGCAGAGGTGGTCTTCGTCCACTTCCACCCCTACCCCCTCCTGGAGGGCCTGGGGCGGGAGAAGGCCAAGGCCCTGGTGGCGCACCTCCTGCCCTACCAGCACCGGGCCAGGCTCTACCTGGTGCCCTTCGGGGAGGTCCAGGAGGCCATCGTCCTCAACGCCCCCAAGGACTACCGGGTGGTCCTCTACCGCCGCTTCATGCTCCGCCTGGCGGAACGGATCGCGGAGGAGGAGGGGGCCTTGGCCCTGGTCACGGGGGACAGCCTGGGCCAGGTGGCCTCCCAGACCCTGGAGAACCTCCACGCGGTGAACGAGGCCGTGCGCCTTCCCGTCTTCCGCCCCCTCATCGGCCTGGACAAGGCGGAGATCGTGGCCCTGGCCCGGGCCCTGGGGACCTACGAGATCTCCATCCAGCCCGACGAGGACTGCTGTAGCCTCTTCGTCCCCGAGCACCCCGTGACCCGGGCCCGGCTTTCCGTGGTGAAAAAGGCCGAGGAGGGGCTTCCCGTGGAGGAACTCCTGGCCAAGGCCCTTTCGGGGCGGGAGCGCCTGGACTACGCCTGGCCCTAG
- the secG gene encoding preprotein translocase subunit SecG, which produces MDVLYTLVILLFLGVAGLLVYLVLIQEPKQGAGDLMGASTDLFSARGVTGGLYRLTVVLGAVFAALALLLGLWPR; this is translated from the coding sequence ATGGACGTGCTCTACACCCTGGTCATCCTCCTTTTCCTCGGCGTGGCCGGCCTTCTCGTCTACCTGGTGCTCATTCAGGAGCCCAAGCAGGGCGCGGGCGACCTCATGGGCGCTTCTACCGACCTCTTCTCCGCCCGCGGGGTCACGGGGGGGCTTTACCGGCTCACGGTGGTCCTGGGCGCGGTCTTCGCCGCCCTGGCCCTCCTCCTGGGGCTCTGGCCCCGTTGA
- the rplU gene encoding 50S ribosomal protein L21: MFAIVKTGGKQYRVEPGVRLKVEKLDLEPGATVELPVLLLGGERTAVGAPFVEGAKVVAEVLGHGKGRKVVISKFKAKVNYRRKRGHRQPYTELLVKEIQG, from the coding sequence ATGTTCGCGATCGTCAAGACGGGTGGGAAACAGTACCGGGTGGAACCGGGCGTAAGGCTCAAGGTGGAGAAGCTGGACCTCGAGCCCGGCGCCACGGTGGAGCTCCCCGTCCTCCTCTTGGGGGGCGAGAGGACCGCCGTGGGGGCTCCCTTCGTGGAGGGGGCCAAGGTGGTGGCCGAGGTCCTCGGCCACGGCAAGGGCAGGAAGGTGGTGATCTCCAAGTTTAAGGCCAAGGTGAACTACCGCCGCAAGCGGGGGCACCGCCAGCCCTACACCGAGCTCCTCGTGAAGGAGATCCAGGGGTAA
- the rpmA gene encoding 50S ribosomal protein L27, producing the protein MAHKKGLGSTKNGRDSQAKRLGVKRYGGQVVRAGNILVRQRGTRFKPGKNVGMGRDFTLFALVDGVVEFQDKGRLGRYVHVRPLA; encoded by the coding sequence ATGGCGCATAAAAAGGGTCTAGGGTCTACCAAAAACGGCCGCGACTCCCAGGCCAAGCGCCTCGGGGTGAAGCGCTACGGCGGCCAGGTGGTGCGGGCGGGGAACATCCTCGTCCGCCAGCGGGGCACCCGGTTCAAGCCGGGGAAGAACGTGGGCATGGGCCGGGACTTCACCCTCTTCGCCCTGGTGGATGGGGTGGTGGAGTTCCAGGATAAGGGGCGGCTCGGCCGGTACGTGCACGTGCGCCCCTTGGCCTAG
- the obgE gene encoding GTPase ObgE — MFQDVLLITVAAGKGGDGAVSFRREKFVPKGGPDGGDGGRGGSVYLRARGGVDSLAELSKRTYKAEDGEHGQGSGRHGRAGRDLYIEVPRGTRVFDADTGELLADLLEEGETVLVARGGAGGRGNAHFVTPTRQAPRFAEAGEEGERRRLRLELLLIADVGLVGYPNAGKSSLLAATTRAHPKIAPYPFTTLSPNLGVVEVGEKRFTLADIPGIIEGASQGRGLGLEFLRHIARTRVLLYVLDATENPLETLRTLRREVGAYDRGLLLRPSLVALNKVDLLSPEEVAEKVRALQEEGLPVLPVSALTGEGLPLLKETLLALVEATPPPELPKPAPPRQEVAPLEVVALEEGVYEVRAPELERYLSRIKGDLQEAAGYLQEVFRRHGVEAALRAKGARAGDTVRIGGLEFEYIPEGV, encoded by the coding sequence ATGTTCCAAGACGTCCTCCTGATCACCGTCGCCGCTGGTAAGGGCGGCGACGGTGCCGTCTCCTTCCGCCGGGAGAAGTTCGTCCCCAAGGGCGGCCCGGACGGGGGGGACGGGGGCCGGGGGGGGTCGGTCTACCTCCGGGCCCGGGGGGGCGTGGACTCCCTGGCGGAGCTTTCCAAGCGCACCTACAAGGCGGAGGACGGGGAGCACGGCCAGGGAAGCGGCCGCCACGGCCGCGCGGGGCGGGACCTCTATATCGAGGTGCCCCGGGGCACCCGGGTGTTTGACGCGGACACCGGGGAGCTCCTGGCGGACCTCCTGGAGGAAGGGGAGACCGTCCTGGTGGCCCGGGGCGGGGCCGGAGGGCGGGGGAACGCCCACTTCGTCACCCCCACCCGCCAGGCCCCCCGGTTTGCGGAGGCGGGGGAGGAAGGGGAGAGGCGGCGCCTCCGGTTAGAGCTCCTCCTCATCGCCGACGTGGGCCTGGTGGGCTACCCCAACGCGGGGAAAAGCAGCCTCCTCGCCGCCACCACCCGGGCCCACCCCAAGATCGCTCCCTATCCCTTCACCACCTTGAGCCCCAACCTGGGGGTGGTGGAGGTGGGGGAGAAGCGGTTCACCCTGGCGGACATCCCGGGGATCATCGAGGGAGCAAGCCAGGGGAGGGGGCTGGGGCTGGAGTTCCTGCGCCACATCGCCCGCACCCGGGTCCTCCTCTACGTGCTGGACGCCACGGAAAACCCCTTGGAGACCCTTAGGACCTTAAGGCGGGAGGTGGGGGCCTACGACCGGGGCCTTCTCCTCCGGCCCAGCCTGGTGGCCCTGAACAAGGTGGACCTCCTCTCCCCAGAGGAGGTGGCGGAAAAGGTGCGGGCCCTCCAGGAAGAGGGCCTCCCCGTCCTGCCGGTGAGCGCCCTCACCGGGGAGGGGCTTCCCCTCCTTAAGGAAACCCTCCTCGCCCTGGTGGAGGCCACCCCGCCCCCGGAGCTGCCCAAGCCTGCCCCTCCACGACAAGAGGTGGCTCCCCTGGAGGTGGTGGCCCTGGAGGAGGGGGTCTACGAGGTGCGCGCCCCCGAGCTGGAGCGTTACCTCTCGCGCATCAAGGGGGACCTCCAGGAGGCCGCGGGCTACCTGCAGGAGGTCTTCCGGCGGCACGGGGTGGAGGCGGCCCTCCGGGCCAAGGGGGCCCGGGCGGGGGACACGGTGCGCATCGGGGGGCTGGAGTTTGAGTACATCCCGGAGGGGGTTTAG
- the nadD gene encoding nicotinate-nucleotide adenylyltransferase, translated as MRIGLFGGSFDPIHIGHLLAASEAAEALGLDRVLFVVAARPPHKTPIAPPEARYEMVLLATAEDERFSASRLELARPGPSYTVDTLREARALFPGAELFFITGADAYRDLPTWKEGERLADYATLVAVARPGYPLEALFAPVIPLWVPEVGISSTEIRRRIKEGRSVRYWVPRPVEVYLERNGFYR; from the coding sequence GTGCGGATTGGGCTCTTTGGGGGAAGCTTTGACCCCATCCACATCGGCCACCTCCTGGCGGCCAGCGAGGCCGCGGAGGCCTTGGGGCTGGACCGGGTCCTCTTCGTGGTGGCCGCCCGCCCGCCCCACAAGACCCCCATCGCCCCCCCGGAGGCCCGCTACGAGATGGTCCTCCTGGCCACGGCGGAGGACGAGCGCTTCAGCGCCTCGAGGCTGGAGCTCGCCCGCCCGGGCCCGAGCTACACCGTGGACACCCTGAGGGAGGCCAGGGCCCTCTTTCCAGGGGCGGAGCTTTTCTTCATCACCGGGGCGGACGCCTACCGCGACCTCCCCACCTGGAAGGAGGGGGAAAGGCTTGCGGACTACGCCACCCTGGTGGCCGTGGCCCGGCCGGGCTACCCCTTAGAGGCCCTTTTCGCCCCCGTGATCCCCTTGTGGGTGCCGGAGGTGGGCATCTCCAGCACGGAGATCCGCAGGCGCATAAAGGAGGGGCGCTCGGTGCGCTACTGGGTGCCCCGGCCCGTGGAGGTGTACCTTGAGCGGAACGGTTTCTACCGCTAG